One Callithrix jacchus isolate 240 chromosome Y, calJac240_pri, whole genome shotgun sequence genomic region harbors:
- the LOC144581334 gene encoding RNA-binding motif protein, Y chromosome, family 1 member B-like, with amino-acid sequence MEAGCLGQLFVGGLTREATEETLKAVFERHGPVSEVLLKKDGSMKCRGFGFITFENPADAELAASELNGKFVDGKTMKVEQAKEPFFQSGGRQGTLRFSRKRRPTGEQRSASGSRGQTRRRHPSRGERLDGGESTRDLNVSSFRGTFPVESRPSSASGGPHPKRSAPFTVARSNSGMGGRGSPSRGRGNYRGPSHGMSVSSWRRDRMSPKHGGYATKNRSNPSFRDTKEYASIRRHRAYRDHARSRQDKGPTRGYSGHDGYGRHGGRDHFERPGSSPNGASYQTYSPPSRGREFYGGGPSRGMSVSSWRRDRVSGKDDGYATKTRNNPSFRDTMEYASMSRHNAYRDHAPSRQDKGSTRGYSDHDGHGRHGGRDHFERRSSSSNRASYQIHRTSRGAAPAQGPRKTYGGSSFPDDNNARDRYGRSREKYSRSHGDFSSTDAEHCGRKEPTCPPSVERMNRASPEAHGSSRDGTPKGEDGGRRSEKGD; translated from the exons ttcTCTTGAAGAAAGATGGAAGCATGAAGTGCAGAGGCTTCGGGTTCATTACTTTTGAGAACCCTGCAGATGCTGAACTTGCTGCCAGCGAGTTGAATGGAAAG TTTGTGgatggaaaaacaatgaaagtaGAACAAGCCAAGGAACCGTTTTTTCAAAGTGGTGGCAGGCAGGGAACACTGCGTTTTTCAAGAAAGAGGAGACCCACAGGAGAGCAGAGATCTGCAAGTGGAAGTAGAGGACAGACGAGACGTCGGCATCCCTCACGTGGAGAACGCTTGG ATGGTGGTGAATCCACTCGTGATCTCAACGTGAGTTCTTTCAGGGGAACTTTTCCAGTCGAGAGCCGTCCATCTTCAGCGAGCGGAGGTCCTCATCCTAAAAGATCTGCTCCTTTTACTGTGGCTAGAAGCAATAGTGGGATGGGAGGTCGAG GTTCCCCATCACGTGGAAGAGGGAATTACCGAGGTCCTTCACACGGAATGTCAGTCTCTTCCTGGAGACGTGACCGTATGTCACCAAAACATGGTGGTTATGCAACTAAGAATag AAGTAATCCAAGTTTCCGAGACACCAAGGAATATGCTTCGATTCGCAGACACCGTGCATACCGTGATCACGCTCGTTCTAGACAGGATAAAGGTCCCACCAGAGGATATAG tggtCATGATGGCTACGGAAGGCATGGTGGTAGAGATCATTTTGAACGTCCTGGTAGCAGTCCTAACGGAGCGTCATATCAGACATATA GTCCCCCATCACGTGGAAGAGAGTTTTACGGAGGAGGCCCTTCACGCGGAATGTCAGTCTCTTCCTGGAGACGTGACCGTGTGTCAGGAAAAGATGATGGTTATGCAACTAAGACTag AAATAATCCAAGTTTCcgagacaccatggaatatgctTCGATGAGTAGACACAATGCATACCGTGATCACGCTCCTTCTAGACAGGATAAAGGTTCCACTAGAGGATACAG TGATCATGATGGCCACGGAAGGCATGGTGGTAGAGATCATTTTGAACGTCGTAGTAGCAGTTCTAACAGAGCGTCATATCAGATACATA GGACGTCTCGTGGTGCAGCACCTGCACAGGGGCCTCGGAAGACTTATGGTGGAAGCAGTTTCCCTGATGATAACAATGCGCGAGATAGGTATGGCAGAAGTCGGGAGAAGTACTCAAGGAGCCATGGTGATTTCTCTTCCACTGATGCTGAGCATTGTGGCAGAAAAGAACCAACGTGTCCACCGTCTGTGGAGAgaatgaaccgtgcttctcctgAAGCACATGGGAGCTCAAGAGATGGGACACCTAAGGGAGAGGATGGGGGAAGGCGATCTGAAAAAGGAGACTGA